AGTAAAACCCATCCTCACTCCATCAAAGTGGGAAAAATTAGCCCAGAGTGAAGTGCAATTGAGAATTTTTGCCATTTCTAAAAATCACTAAAAGCTCATTTGTAGTAAACATTAGAGACTAAAATCACTCAAAGACTAAACTTTAGcatatggtttaaaaaatagaCTATTAGTATagtatttaagaaaaaagaaaaggaaattgagAATATAagctcttcaaaaaaaaaaaaaaactcttcattGATTATTCTTCAATATGAAATatgcaaattttgtttttttataacaaaaacataGGAGGAGGCAATAAAAGTGGCTTCTTTACCTATTTGTTACAATAATAGCATTCTACCTGCTAGTTCCACGCTTATAAGTGGACCACCATTGTCGATTGTGGAATTTACAATAAAAAACCCTAGTGACACACTTAAACCTACACCCAAATTTGTGATTGGTCTACTAAACCCATTTACAACTAAGCATGTCATGAAatcccatcaaaaacagcaTGTCCAAATTAGATGTATGGATTGATTTGCAATTTTAAgccaaagaaaagagaaacttgcaattaaaaacaaaaccaaggaCAAATGTTAATGTTTTCACCAAACATCCACTTAcgaaagcaaacaaacaaaaaaaaagatcagACTGAGGCCGAGATATAAGGGTaatattttaagttaaaaaaaaaaaaaaaaaaaagattcgaGGAAGCCCGTAGAGGCATCATTATCAACAAACAAAGATAGAGAggcaaaaagaagagaaaaatctCTTCGTTTCGTCTCCGCCCACCAAAATTCTTCATTTCATATGGCCTCTGCCTCAGCTGCTCGAGCTTTCATTCTCTCTCGCGTCACCGACCTGTCACTCAAACCCCTCCACAACCACCAACCCCTCCTCCAccctcaccctcaccctcaACTACCTCAACTACCTTCTCGCCACCTCAGACGGCCCCGCTATGCCGCGTCGGCGTCGTCCGCCGTCAACTGCCTGATCTCCGGCGTCGACGGAGGCGGCGTCTCCGACGACTTCGTCATCTCGACGCGGAACTCAAAGCTCGACCGCGGATTCTCCGTCATCGCCAACATGTTGAAGAAGATCGAGCCCCTGGATACTTCGGTCGTATCCAAGGCGGTTTCTGATTCGGCCAAGGATTCCATGAAGCAGACCATTTCCACTATGCTAGGATTGCTCCCGTCCGATCAATTCTCCGTCACCGTCTCCGTTTCCAAACGGCCACTTCATCGCCTCCTTGTCTCCTCCGTCATCACCGggtaccaccaccaccaccacaaccatttctttaaatttttttaatattttttatttaaaaattcaaaaaattttagtgATTCTTGTATTGCTTTTACGTTTATTAATGTtattaggagaaaaaaaaaatcgaaaattttggattattaggaaaaatattttttaaaaaaagtgattCCATGTGTTAATTATTAAGCAAAGAAAGGTATCCCAAAAGGTAAATTATAATTGACCCCTTTTGCTATCAATTTTGTATTGTTGACCCCTGAGGTTTAAGAGTTGTCCAAATTGATCAGTACATCGTAATTTCTGTTAATTATAATTGATTGAACATGGTCATGTGGTGTGCATTTGATAactttaatataaaaagaatcattttaaaaataatatgtgACCATTTTCTGTCAATTGTAATTAACTTTACACAATTGTTGTAGCCTTtacatttattaattattagaaGAAAACTTATATGAAAATTTGGATTGGTTTTGATTGGATTGATTGGTGTTATGGTTAGGTATACGCTATGGAACGCGGAGTATAGGATATCGTTGATGAGGAACTTGGAGATTTCGCCGGATAGTTTGGAGAATTTGAATTGTTCTGAGCGGAGGCGCGAGGTGGAGGAGAATAAGGtggaggaagagagtaaggtgAGGGATAGTGGGGGTGGTGGTGATATAAGTATTGAGGATTTGGAGAGAAGAGCACCTCAAATTTTCGGGGATTTGTCACCAGAGGCATTAAATTACATCCAAAAGTTGCAATCGGAGTTGTCTAATGTAAAAGAGGTCAGTGTTTGCCCTGTATTTTGGGTAATTTTGTTACTTTGATTGCTGTAATACTGCATTTTAGAATGTGTTTTGTGTAattttgctctgttttttgtGTAATTTTGTTACATTGTTGCTATGAATACTGCATTTGAGAATGtgtgggttttctttttttggtaatatttcTCTGTATTTCGCAGAAATTGTTACCTTGTTGTTGTCAGCATTGCATTTGAGAATGTATCTTGTTTAACTTGCTCTCTATTTCGCATAATTTGTCACTTTTCTTGCTTTGAATACTGGATTTGAGAACATATTTTGTGCTATTTTGCTTGTGTATTGTGTAATTCTGTTACTTTGTTGCTGAGATTTTTGTATTGGAGAATTTATTTCTGCAATTTTTGTCTGTATTTTGCATGATTTGGGAACGTTTGAAGTAGGAATTTTCAAAAATGGTATTAGGTGGTGTTTAGTTGGTATTTTATGGGTACTTGATTTGAAAGGTAAGATTTATATGGGTTTAATTCTAGGTAAACAAGATCTTAGAGCTTACTCTATTTCTAGGTTTGCAAAGCATGGTCTTTTAATTAAGTGATTGAAAGCATTTCCTATGCCTCTTCCAAATGGAAGACCTTGAATTGTTGTTTCCTTGATTTGCTTAATGGAATTTGTCCTTTCCAATTTGCTTATGGTTGCACAACATTGAACTAAAATGTCGCTACTCTGGTTGAACTTGACTTGATgtgcttttctttcttacctGCATCTATTAAGTATTGTAATTATTACatgacttgaatttttttgtattttttacgCATGTATGATTAGGACAAACCATTATATAGAATGATACCATTTATCTCAGGAGTCATTGACTTGTAGTCCCCTCTAATGACTGATTGAAAAGAGTCAATAATACATATTCAATGTAAAGGGACTGAATATAAGTTATTTTCTTCCTCAAATCTCTTCTCTGTTACATTGCATGTTAAGCTTGTATCTCTTATATGAAGATCTAGAGTTCATCATACGGCCTTCAAGATTGTAGCTATTGCTTGTCAATTGAAGGGACTGTGGAACAGGAATGATGAAGTTTTCAAACTTGCATGAGTTGCTTTCGTACCTCTAAAATGTCAGTCACTAAGTATACtcccccaccaccccccccccccccccccaccaaaaaaaaaaaaagaggttatcAAGTATTCAAGTATTACACATTAGATTTCACTAGGGGAATCTTGAAAAAATCTGTGCATTGGCTCTAGAGCTTTCCAGTTATCTATCTAACTCACAGTAGCCCAGCTGGACTTGCCAGATGCATTTTCTGTCTGCTTTAAATGTAACTTGCTGTTGTTGTGCACTTTGCTGTTGCAATCAACATTATGCTGGCCTACTTTCAGCCATGCATAAATGGTGATGTGAAACTTACCGAACATGCTTATGAATGTGATTTGCTTGAGACGTTAAGGTGCTTAGATACTCCCACTTTAAGCTGACTAGTGTATGTTGTTTCAGGAACTTGATGCCCAGAAGcaggaaaatttgaaaatagaaTATGACAGAGAAAATAGGAACAATTTGTTAGAGTATTTGCGATCCTTGGATTCTGATATGGTAATGTCCTAAATTCCTTTGATTAGATAGTGTTACTCTTCTCCATCCTTCTAGCCTCCAATGTTCAATCACCTTTTTCTCTTGCCCACCTGGTTTTAAGCCTTTATTATAACTAAAATGTCCTCTTGTCATACATTGTTTATTTCAACAGGTGGCTGAACTTTCTCGTCCATCATCTTTAGAGGTCGAAGACATTATTCACCAACTTGTTCAGAACATATTGCATAGATTCTTTAAAGATGAGACTACCTCTGATTTTATGTTAGATTCAGTCAAGGCAGGTACTGAGAACCGCCCGGATGGTGATGATGAACTTTGTGACACCATAGGCACTTCCCGGGATTACCTAGCAAAGCTACTTTTCTGGTTAGTATTTGTCACTCCCTTAATAAATTGCTTTTTCTCTGGTTTTCTGTGGGTTAGTTTTGAACGAGTCACTTATGTGCACTCATCATATGCACATGGGAGAGCACACACACACGTCCATGCTTACATACACCTTAGACGTTGTAGCCAGTCAAGGCCTCTTTCTGTCTTATTAACTCAATTGATTCCCATCCGGGATCACATACTAAGGTTCACTTTTCTGCTGGCAGGTGTATGCTGTTGGGTCATCATTTGAGAGGCTTGGAAAACAGGTTGCATTTAACTTGTGTTATTGGATTGTTGTAAAGGGAAGGAATTCAGGAATGAccatcagaaaaagaaaaggcagaaGAAGTgtaaattcttttcttctttttgttttttcttctgtttATCTACGTCAATAATATTGTTCAAGTGAAAACCATGTAATAATACCACATTTAATTCTTGCTTGTACCTCTTTCATGTCAATTTTCCAACTTACCTCACATGAAAGGCAAAACTCTGAGTGGTGTTTTTGAAACTACTGTCCAAATCAATCATGTAGGTCACATGAAGAATGCTAGATTTATTGTTCATTGTAGAGTCATATCAATGCCATCTGCTCTTGAATTATCCCGTGCCATTCTATCAAAGGTTGAAGTGGTAATCTGTTTTGACTTTGTGATGCGCTAGACAAAATAGCAATGCATTTGGACTAAAAAGAATTCCATCTAGTATCGCAGTAATCACACCTCACGAGCaggaagtgttttttttttttttttttttttttttttttttttctttttttttttctttttttttacaacgAGCAGGAAGTCTTGGTTGTCCGGATACTCTGGGTGTGCATGGTCATGCTTTAAACTTCTCAgaaaaattgaacttgctgCAACAAAGTTTTGGTTCCTTAATGacaaataatatcaaat
This DNA window, taken from Quercus robur chromosome 2, dhQueRobu3.1, whole genome shotgun sequence, encodes the following:
- the LOC126715022 gene encoding uncharacterized protein LOC126715022, translated to MASASAARAFILSRVTDLSLKPLHNHQPLLHPHPHPQLPQLPSRHLRRPRYAASASSAVNCLISGVDGGGVSDDFVISTRNSKLDRGFSVIANMLKKIEPLDTSVVSKAVSDSAKDSMKQTISTMLGLLPSDQFSVTVSVSKRPLHRLLVSSVITGYTLWNAEYRISLMRNLEISPDSLENLNCSERRREVEENKVEEESKVRDSGGGGDISIEDLERRAPQIFGDLSPEALNYIQKLQSELSNVKEELDAQKQENLKIEYDRENRNNLLEYLRSLDSDMVAELSRPSSLEVEDIIHQLVQNILHRFFKDETTSDFMLDSVKAGTENRPDGDDELCDTIGTSRDYLAKLLFWCMLLGHHLRGLENRLHLTCVIGLL